In the genome of Telluria mixta, the window TGCGGGCCTTGGCCTGCGCGTCCAGTTCTTCCTGGTCGAGGTAGCGGAAGGTCTTGGCGATGGCGTCCAGCGACAGCGTGCCGTCCTTGCCGGCGGTGAGCGCCAGGTTGTTCAGGGTGACGATGCGGGGCATCTTGGCCATGTCGGCCGCGAATTCGCCGATGTCGTGGTAGTGGCCCGTGACCTTGATGTCGATCGGCAGCTCGGCGTAGTAATCCTTGACGACGACCTGGCCCGGCTTGAACAGTTCGAACTGCAGGCCGCGGCCGATACCGGCCTGGTTGATGTCGGACAGCAGCGCGGCCATCTCGGCCTTGCTCGGCAACTGCTTCTCGAGACGTTCGACGTAGCGGTTCACCTGCTGCTGCTGGGCTTCCAGCGCGTCCAGGTTGATCGCCTGCGCCATCTTGGCCTTGTAGTCGTCGCGCAGCTTGAGTTCCTGCGCGGCCAGGACGTCCTGTTCCTCGAACTGGCCACTCCAGTAAAAGAAGTAGCCGAGGCCGAGGACGGCCGCCATCACGCCGGCCGCGCACAACAAGCGCGGCGCCAGCGGCCACAGGCCGGGATGGCGTCCCTGCAGGCCCTCGAACTGGGATGCCAGGTCGGCGAAAGACTGTTTCAGATCGATGTTCATGACTTGGTGCCGCCTGGTTTGGTCGTCGACGGCTTGGCATCGTCTTCATCCACACGGGCGCGCTTGATGGCGACGTTCAACGTGAATTCGACGACCTTGCGACCGGTCTTGCTCTGCGCGAGCGGGACCGCGCGCACCTCGGTCAGGTCCGGGCGCTCCAGCCACGGCGAACTGCCGGACAGGTTGCGCAGCAGCTCCGCCACGCGCTCCTGCGACTGCGCGTAGCCATTCAGCAGCACGCGCTGGCCATCCTGCTTGAAGCTCTTCAGGTACACGCCTTCCGGCGTCTGGCGCACCAGTTCGTCGAGCAGGTACACGGGCTGGTTGCGGTCGCCCTGCAAGTCTTCGACGGCCTGCTGGCGCGCCTTCAGCGCCTCGATCTCGGCCTTCAGGCTGGCGATCTTGCTGATCTTCTTGTCCAGTTCCGCGTTGGCGTTCTTGAGCACCAGGTTGCGTTCGTTCTGCGTCGCGATGCGGCTCGCGTTGTACGCGCCCACGAGCAGCACGAGCGCGACGCCGGCCAGGCCACCCAGCGCCATCAGCGCGACGAACGCGGTCTGTTTCTGCTTGCGCTTCGCTTCCCGGTGCGGGAGCAGGTTAATGCGGATCATCAGCCGAACCTCCGCAGTGCCAGGCCGCAGGCGACGAGATAGCCGGGGGCGTCCGTGCGCAGCTGCTGCTCGCGCACGGCGGGGCCCAGCTGCATGCCGAAGAACGGCGCCACGACGCTTGTTGCAATGCGCGTGCGGCCCGCGATGATGTCGGGCAGGCCGGGCAACTGGGTGCTGCCGCCGGCCAGGACGATCTGGTCGATGCGCGTGTACGGCGTCGACGTGTAGAAGAACTGGATCGCGCGCGTGACTTCCAGCGCGGCGTTTTCCAGCCAGGGCGCCAGCAGGTCGGCGCGATAGTTGTCCGGCAGGTCGCCCGATTTCTTGCGCGTTTCCGCATCCTCGAACGAGAGGCCATAGGCGCGCACGATGTCCTGCGTGAGCTGCACGCCCCCGAACGGCTGCTCGCGCTCGTAGACGGTCTCGCCGTTCTGCAGCACAGAGACGTGGGTGGCGTTGGCGCCGATCTGGAACAGCGCGACGATGCGGTCCTTCGGGCCCTTGTCGTTGTCGAGGAGGCGCTGCAGCGCGGCGCGGGCGGCGTACGATTCGATGTCCATCACGGTGGCCGTGAGGCCGGCCGCCTCGGCGATGGCGACGCGGTCCTCGACCTTTTCGCGGCGCGCGGCGGCCAGCATGACTTCCATGTCCTCCACCGAATTGGCGACCGGGCCGATCACGTCGAAGTCGAGGCTGACCTCGTCCAGCGCGAACGGAATGTACTGGCTGGCCTCGGACTCGACCTGCACTTCGAGCTGGTCTTCCGGCAAGCCGGCCGGCAGGATGATCTTCTTGGTGATGACGGCGGCCGGCGGCATGCCGAGCGCCACGTGCTTGATGCGGGTGCCGCTCTTCTGTACGACGCGGCGCACCGCGTCCGACACCGCCTCGATGTTCTCGATGTTGCCGTCGACGACGGCACCGCGCGGCAGCGGTTCCGCCGCATGGCGCTCCAGCCGCAACTCACCCTTGCCGCTGTCCGACAACTCGACCAGGCGCACGCCGGACGTACTGATATCGAGCCCGACCAACGGCGGGCTCTTCTGTCCGAACAAGGAACCTAGACTGATCACGAGCGCACTCCCTCTCTGCTGCTTCTTTGAACGCCCGCTTGGGGAACGATTGAAATGGTAGAAATAAAGTGCACATATATCAGGCACCGTATTGAATCGTAGCAATACTGATGTATGAGGACAAGAAATTTCTACACGGGAACATAATAGCGCGCAGCGGGAAAACGACACTGTTTTCGCTCTGATATCAATCAATCTTGCCGCTCTTTTCACACCTATTGTTCACTTGTCTAGCCGTGCCTCAGATACAAGCGTGACTTATAATGAAATGGATCAATAAAGCGACCGACATTACGCATGAAAGCATCCCAACACGGGGGCAGCCCCGCCCCGCAGTCTCCTACGCCGAAGCACACACCCAAGCGCATCCTCCTGACCATCCTCGCCGCCCTGGCCGGTTTGGCCGTCTGCGGGGTGCTGGTGGTCGTGTTCGCGCTGGCGATGGCCTACCCGAACCTGCCCGCCCTCGACACCCTGACCGACTACCGGCCCAAGATGCCGTTGCGGATCTTCACGGCCGATAACGTCCTGATCGGCGAGTTCGGCGAGGAGCGCCGCACCCTCGTCCACTTCAAGGACATCCCGGACGTGATGAAGAAGGCCGTGCTGTCCATCGAGGACGACCGTTTCTATGAACACGGCGGCGTGGACTACTGGGGCATCCTGCGCGCGGCCGTGCACAACGCGACCGGCGGCGCGCGCCAGGGCGCGTCGACCATCACCCAGCAGGTGGCCCGCAACTTCTTCCTGTCGTCCGAGCAGACCCTCAAGCGCAAGGCGTACGAGGCGCTCCTGGCGTACAAGATCGAGAAGAACCTCACCAAGGACCAGATCCTCGAGGTCTACATGAACCAGATCTACCTGGGCCAGCGCGCGTTCGGCTTCTCGTCGGCCGCGCAGATCTACTTCGGCAAGGATCTGAAAGACATCTCGGTCGCGGAAGCGGCGATGCTGGCCGGCCTGCCCAAGGCGCCGTCCGCGTACAACCCGGTCGTCAATCCGAAGCGCGCGCGCATGCGCCAGCAGTACATCCTGCAGCGCATGCACGACCTGCGCTACATCACCGACGCCCAGTACGAACAGGCGAAGAACGAGGAACTCAAGATCAAGACGGACAGCACGGCGTTCGGCGTGCATGCCGAATACGTGGCCGAGATGGCGCGCCAGCTCGTGTACGAACAGTTCAAGGAAGACACCTATACGCGCGGCCTGAACGTGTTCACGACGATCACCAAGGCCGACCAGGACGCCGCCTACCTCGCGCTGCGCCGCGGCGTGATGGATTACGAGCGCCGCCACCCGTATCGCGGCCCGGAAAAATACATCGAGATCCCGTCCGCCAAGGGCGAAGCCGACGAAGCCATCGAGGCGGAACTGGCCGAGCATCCGGATTCGGACGACATCGTCGCCGCCATCGTGCTGCAGGCGTCGCCCACGCAGGTGAAGGCCGTGCTGGCGTCGGGCGAAGAGATCACCATCACGGGCGCCGGCCTGGCGTTCGCCAGGGACTGGCTGTCGCCGAAGGCGGCCGAGACCCGGCGCGTGCGCCGCGGCGCCGTCATCCGCGTGACGCAGGACGGCGGCTCGTCGTGGAACATCACGCAGCTGCCGGAAGTGGAATCCGCCTTCATCGCGGTGACCCCGGACGACGGCGCGATCCGCGCGCTGGTGGGCGGCTTCGACTTCAACCGCAGCAAGTTCAATCACGTGACGCAGGCGTGGCGCCAGCCGGGATCGTCGTTCAAGCCGTTCATCTATTCGGCGTCGCTGGAGCGCGGCTTCTCGCCCGCCACCCTGATCAACGACGCGCCGATCTCGTTCGACGCGGGTGCGACGGGCGGCCAGGCGTGGGAACCGAAAAACTACGACAACAAGTACGAAGGCCCGATGACGATGCGGCGCGGCCTGACCAAGTCGAAGAACATGATCTCGATCCGCATCCTGAACAAGATCGGCGCCCGCTACGGCCAGGAATACGCGACGCGCTTCGGCTTCGATCCGGACAAGAACCCGCCGTACCTGACGCTCGCGCTGGGCGCCGGTGCGACGACGCCGCTGCAGATGGCCGGCGCCTATTCCGTGTTCGCCAACGGCGGCTACCGCATCAGCCCCTACATCATCTCGAAGGTGACGGATGCGGACGGCAAGGTGCTGTCGGAAGCGCGTCCGGACCGCGCCGGCGTCGACGCCAACCGCGTCATCGACGAGCGCAACGCGTGGCTGATGGACAGCATGCTGAAGGACGTGGCCCGCTACGGCACGGCCGCCAAGGCGTCGCAGGTGCTGAAGCGCACGGACATCGCCGGCAAGACGGGGACGACGAACGATTCGATCGACGCCTGGTTCGCGGGCTACCAGCCGCACCTGGTCGGCATCGCGTGGATCGGCTACGACCAGCCGCGCAACCTGGGCAACAAGGAAACGGGCGGTGGCCTGGCGCTGCCGATCTGGATCGGCTTCATGCAGAAGGCGCTCAAGTCCGAACCGGTGCTCGATCGTCCGGTGCCGCCGGGCCTCGTGCAGTACGGCGACGAGTTCTATTACGCCGAGAATCCGCCGGGCACGGGCGTGCAGTCACTCGACGTGGGGCCGGTGGCCCCGGCGGCCGAGCAGAAGTCGCGCGACGCCGTGCGCAACGAGTTGTTCTGACGAAGGGCGCCGCCGCCCGCCTTACTTCAGCTTGACCGGCGCGCCGCCCTGCTGGGTGGCGAAATCCGACAGCGACGTGAAGAACTCCGTGTCGTCGCGCGTATTGCGCCACTCGTCGCCCACGCGCTTGTAGTGGAAGCCGCCGGCGCGGGCCGCGATCCACATTTCCTGCAACGGCGCCTGGCTGTTGACGATGATCTTCGAGCCGTTGTCGACGAACTCGATCTCGAGCACGTTGCCGCTGCGCTTGCACTCGACGTCGACGATATCCTGCTCGAACAGGCGGTCGAACGCCTGCTCGATGTCGTTCAGGGTGGACTCGGCCAGGGCCAAGAATTCGGATTCGGTCATGCTACACTCCAAGGTCTGCTAATCAAACCGTGATTCTAATCGTGAAGTCCCCATTTGCGCTCCTGACAAGCCTGGCGACCCTGATGGCGCTGTCGGCCTGCGGCCAGACCGGTCCGCTCTACATGCCCAAGCCGCCCACCCGTACCCCTGCCGCGAACACCAGCGCGGCACCGGCCGGCACGACGAATACGCCCGCCGCGGCGACCCAGCTCACGCCGCCGGCCCCCGCTGCCGGCGTGACGATGCCCGTCGGCGACTCCAACGCCAACAATACGCAAGCCCCGAACCAGCCTTCGCCGGCCAGCCAACAGTAAGCACATCCATGTCGCACTTCACCTACCAAGACGGCGTCCTGCACGCCGAACGCGTTCCCCTGTCCCAAATTGCCACCGAACACGGCACCCCGACCTACGTCTACTCGAAAGCCCAGCTGCTGGAAAACTTCGCCGGCTACGCGCGCCCGTGCGCGGGCCGCGACGCGCTGGTCTGCTATGCGATGAAGGCGAACTCCAACCTGGCCATCCTCGACCTGCTGGCCCGGGAAGGCGCAGGCTTCGACATCGTGTCGGGCGGCGAGCTGCTGCGCGTGATCGCGGCCGGCGGCGACCCGGGCAAGGTGATCTTCTCGGGCGTCGGCAAGACCGCGGCGGAGATCGCGCTGGCGCTGGAGAAAGGCATCCTGTGCTTCAACGTCGAGTCGATTCCCGAGCTGCACCGCATCAACGAGGTCGCGGGCCGCATGGGCAAGCGCGCGCCCATCTCGCTGCGCGTGAACCCGAACGTCGACCCGAAAACCCACCCGTACATCGCCACCGGCCTGAAGGCCAGCAAGTTCGGCGTCGCGTTCTCGGACGCGCTGGACACCTACCGCACCGCGGCGAAGCTGCCGCACCTGGACGTCGTCGGCATCGACTGCCACATCGGCTCGCAGCTGCTGGACGACGCGCCGCTGCTGGAAGCGCTGGACAAGCTGATCGAACTGATCGACACGCTCGCGGGCGAAGGCATCCACATCCACCACCTGGACGTGGGCGGCGGCCTGGGCATCGACTACGGCACGGGCGAGGACTCGCCGGTGCCGATCGCGCACTACGTCGAGCGCGTGTTCGCGCGCGTGGACGCGTGGCGCGCGGAAAAGCACGGCGGCCAACCGATCAAGGTGATCTTCGAGCCGGGCCGCTCGATCGTCGGCAACACGGGCGTGCTGCTGATGTCGGTGGAATTCCTGAAGCCGGGCGAGGAAAAGAATTTCTGCGTCGTCGATGCCGCCATGAACGACATGGCCCGTCCCACGCTGTACCAGGCCTGGATGGACGTCAAGCCGGTCGTGCAGCGCGCCGGCGATGCGGTGACCTATGACCTCGTCGGCCCCGTGTGCGAATCGGGCGACTGGCTCGCCCGCGACCGCGCGCTGGCCGTCGAGCCGGGCGACGTGCTGGCCATGATGGCGGCCGGTGCCTACGGCTTCACGATGGCATCGAACTACAACACGCGCGGCCGCGCGGCCGAGGTGCTCGTCGACGGGGACCAGGCGCATGTGATCCGCAAGCGTGAAAACCCGGCGGACCTGTTCGCGTTAGAAAGCATCGTCACGTAACCGTGACGAGGTTTGATTGATGCCCCGGGCTTCGGGATTGATGCCCCCGGCATCAATCACTCACTCGCGTCTTCTTGACCGGTCATCCGGCCACATCTGCGCCGCACACGCGGCAGCCTGCTCGTTCCAGCGACCGCCCAGGTCGAGACAGCGTTCGAGCAGGCCATAGCGCGGCCGCCCCATGCCAAAAACGAGCACGAGGGCCAGTACCACGACGATCACCAGCGCAAGGGGCCACTTCATGTCGTCATGATCGCACGGAAGCCGTGGTGACACGTTTTTCGGTGCGCGGACGGCTGAGGCTCCACCAGACGCGCAACAGCAGGAGCACGCCGACGATGCTGCCCCACACGATGGGCTGCTCGAAGTTGTGCTTGCCCGCCTTCATCCACCAGTAGTGCAGGATCGCCAGCGGCGCGATCGCGTAGATCACCTTGTGCAGCCGGGCCCAGTTGCGGCCGAGGCGCTTGATCATCCCGTTCGTGCTCGTCGCCGCGAGCGGGATCAGCAGCACGAAGGCGGCAAAGCCCACCGTGATGAACGGGCGCTTCAGCACATCCTTCCACATGGCGGCCACGTCGAAGAAATGGTCGAACCACAGGAACGTCATGAAGTGCATGAAGGCGTAGAAGAAGGTAAACAGCCCGACCATGCGCCGCAGTCGAACGAGCCAGTTCCAGCCCGTCAGGCGGCGCAGCGGCGTGACGGCGAGCGTCGCGCACAGCAGGTACAGGGCCCAGTCGCCGCTGCCGTGCGTGAGGAATTCGACCGGATCGACGGGCACCCCGGCCGCCGTCAGCCACGCCATGCGCAGGAACGGCAGCAGCGCCAGCATGAACAGGACGGCCTTCAGGGCCTTGAACTGGGTCGGCGTCGGGTTGAAAGCCATCTCAGCCCCCGCTCAATACAACTTCTTGAGATCCATGCCCGTGTACAGCGAGGCGACCTCGTTATAGCCGTTGAACAGCAGCGTCTTGCGCTTGGGTGTGAACAGGCCGCCCTCGCCGATGCGGCGCTCCGTCGCCTGCGACCAGCGAGGGTGGTCGACGTTCGGGTTCACGTTCGAATAAAAGCCGTATTCGTCGGGCGCGATGCCGTTCCACGCCGTACGCGGCTGCTCGCGCAGGAAGCGGATCTTGACGATGGATTTCGCCGACTTGAAGCCGTATTTCCACGGCACGACGATGCGCACGGGCGCGCCGTTCTGGTTCGGCAGCACCTGGCCGTACATGCCAACGGTGAGGAGCGTCAGCGGATGCATGGCTTCGTCCATGCGCAAGCCTTCCACGTACGGCCATTCGAGCACGCGGCTTTTAACGCCCGGCATCTGGCTGCGGTCGGCCAGGCTCGTGAATTCGATGTATTTCGCGTTGCTCGTCGGTTCGACCTGGCGGATCAGGCTCGACAGCGAATAGCCGACCCACGGAATCACCATCGACCAGCCCTCGACGCAGCGCAGGCGGTAGATCCGCTCTTCCAGCGGCGCCAGTTTTACCAGGCGGTCGAGGTCGATCGTCTGCGGTTTCTTGACTTCGCCTTCGATCTGCACGGTCCACGGGCGCGTCTTCAAAGTGTGCGCGTTCGCGGCCGGATCGGCCTTGTCCGTGCCGAATTCGTAGAAGTTGTTGTAGTGGGTCGCGTCGTCGAACGAGGTCTGCTTCTCGTTCGTCGAGAACGCCGGGTTGCGCGTGGCCGGCAGCTTTTGCACCGTGCCCTGGGCGAAGGCTTCGCGCGTGGCCATTTCCCACAGCGACGAGCCGACGACGGCCGACGCCGCGACCTTGGCGAGGAAGGCGCGCCGGCCTTCATAGACCTCGCGCGGCGTGATTTCGGAC includes:
- the msrP gene encoding protein-methionine-sulfoxide reductase catalytic subunit MsrP, translated to MLIRKNPNGIDLPFPSEITPREVYEGRRAFLAKVAASAVVGSSLWEMATREAFAQGTVQKLPATRNPAFSTNEKQTSFDDATHYNNFYEFGTDKADPAANAHTLKTRPWTVQIEGEVKKPQTIDLDRLVKLAPLEERIYRLRCVEGWSMVIPWVGYSLSSLIRQVEPTSNAKYIEFTSLADRSQMPGVKSRVLEWPYVEGLRMDEAMHPLTLLTVGMYGQVLPNQNGAPVRIVVPWKYGFKSAKSIVKIRFLREQPRTAWNGIAPDEYGFYSNVNPNVDHPRWSQATERRIGEGGLFTPKRKTLLFNGYNEVASLYTGMDLKKLY
- a CDS encoding type 4a pilus biogenesis protein PilO — its product is MNIDLKQSFADLASQFEGLQGRHPGLWPLAPRLLCAAGVMAAVLGLGYFFYWSGQFEEQDVLAAQELKLRDDYKAKMAQAINLDALEAQQQQVNRYVERLEKQLPSKAEMAALLSDINQAGIGRGLQFELFKPGQVVVKDYYAELPIDIKVTGHYHDIGEFAADMAKMPRIVTLNNLALTAGKDGTLSLDAIAKTFRYLDQEELDAQAKARKAKKNAKKEKA
- a CDS encoding sulfite oxidase heme-binding subunit YedZ, producing the protein MAFNPTPTQFKALKAVLFMLALLPFLRMAWLTAAGVPVDPVEFLTHGSGDWALYLLCATLAVTPLRRLTGWNWLVRLRRMVGLFTFFYAFMHFMTFLWFDHFFDVAAMWKDVLKRPFITVGFAAFVLLIPLAATSTNGMIKRLGRNWARLHKVIYAIAPLAILHYWWMKAGKHNFEQPIVWGSIVGVLLLLRVWWSLSRPRTEKRVTTASVRS
- the lptM gene encoding LPS translocon maturation chaperone LptM; amino-acid sequence: MKSPFALLTSLATLMALSACGQTGPLYMPKPPTRTPAANTSAAPAGTTNTPAAATQLTPPAPAAGVTMPVGDSNANNTQAPNQPSPASQQ
- a CDS encoding penicillin-binding protein 1A, translating into MKASQHGGSPAPQSPTPKHTPKRILLTILAALAGLAVCGVLVVVFALAMAYPNLPALDTLTDYRPKMPLRIFTADNVLIGEFGEERRTLVHFKDIPDVMKKAVLSIEDDRFYEHGGVDYWGILRAAVHNATGGARQGASTITQQVARNFFLSSEQTLKRKAYEALLAYKIEKNLTKDQILEVYMNQIYLGQRAFGFSSAAQIYFGKDLKDISVAEAAMLAGLPKAPSAYNPVVNPKRARMRQQYILQRMHDLRYITDAQYEQAKNEELKIKTDSTAFGVHAEYVAEMARQLVYEQFKEDTYTRGLNVFTTITKADQDAAYLALRRGVMDYERRHPYRGPEKYIEIPSAKGEADEAIEAELAEHPDSDDIVAAIVLQASPTQVKAVLASGEEITITGAGLAFARDWLSPKAAETRRVRRGAVIRVTQDGGSSWNITQLPEVESAFIAVTPDDGAIRALVGGFDFNRSKFNHVTQAWRQPGSSFKPFIYSASLERGFSPATLINDAPISFDAGATGGQAWEPKNYDNKYEGPMTMRRGLTKSKNMISIRILNKIGARYGQEYATRFGFDPDKNPPYLTLALGAGATTPLQMAGAYSVFANGGYRISPYIISKVTDADGKVLSEARPDRAGVDANRVIDERNAWLMDSMLKDVARYGTAAKASQVLKRTDIAGKTGTTNDSIDAWFAGYQPHLVGIAWIGYDQPRNLGNKETGGGLALPIWIGFMQKALKSEPVLDRPVPPGLVQYGDEFYYAENPPGTGVQSLDVGPVAPAAEQKSRDAVRNELF
- a CDS encoding pilus assembly protein PilM, yielding MISLGSLFGQKSPPLVGLDISTSGVRLVELSDSGKGELRLERHAAEPLPRGAVVDGNIENIEAVSDAVRRVVQKSGTRIKHVALGMPPAAVITKKIILPAGLPEDQLEVQVESEASQYIPFALDEVSLDFDVIGPVANSVEDMEVMLAAARREKVEDRVAIAEAAGLTATVMDIESYAARAALQRLLDNDKGPKDRIVALFQIGANATHVSVLQNGETVYEREQPFGGVQLTQDIVRAYGLSFEDAETRKKSGDLPDNYRADLLAPWLENAALEVTRAIQFFYTSTPYTRIDQIVLAGGSTQLPGLPDIIAGRTRIATSVVAPFFGMQLGPAVREQQLRTDAPGYLVACGLALRRFG
- the lysA gene encoding diaminopimelate decarboxylase, whose protein sequence is MSHFTYQDGVLHAERVPLSQIATEHGTPTYVYSKAQLLENFAGYARPCAGRDALVCYAMKANSNLAILDLLAREGAGFDIVSGGELLRVIAAGGDPGKVIFSGVGKTAAEIALALEKGILCFNVESIPELHRINEVAGRMGKRAPISLRVNPNVDPKTHPYIATGLKASKFGVAFSDALDTYRTAAKLPHLDVVGIDCHIGSQLLDDAPLLEALDKLIELIDTLAGEGIHIHHLDVGGGLGIDYGTGEDSPVPIAHYVERVFARVDAWRAEKHGGQPIKVIFEPGRSIVGNTGVLLMSVEFLKPGEEKNFCVVDAAMNDMARPTLYQAWMDVKPVVQRAGDAVTYDLVGPVCESGDWLARDRALAVEPGDVLAMMAAGAYGFTMASNYNTRGRAAEVLVDGDQAHVIRKRENPADLFALESIVT
- the cyaY gene encoding iron donor protein CyaY; the protein is MTESEFLALAESTLNDIEQAFDRLFEQDIVDVECKRSGNVLEIEFVDNGSKIIVNSQAPLQEMWIAARAGGFHYKRVGDEWRNTRDDTEFFTSLSDFATQQGGAPVKLK
- a CDS encoding PilN domain-containing protein, which encodes MIRINLLPHREAKRKQKQTAFVALMALGGLAGVALVLLVGAYNASRIATQNERNLVLKNANAELDKKISKIASLKAEIEALKARQQAVEDLQGDRNQPVYLLDELVRQTPEGVYLKSFKQDGQRVLLNGYAQSQERVAELLRNLSGSSPWLERPDLTEVRAVPLAQSKTGRKVVEFTLNVAIKRARVDEDDAKPSTTKPGGTKS